The Synechocystis sp. PCC 7509 genome includes a window with the following:
- a CDS encoding sigma-70 family RNA polymerase sigma factor, with protein MSQAISVPWSSVEAKFPQAPVQVDKLSNYDLILRCQSERSPDRAAFSELLRRYQSHVERVLYHLAPDWQDRADLTQEVWIRVYRNIKRLQEPVKFRGWLSRIATNLFYDELRKRKRVASPLSLDAPRFMEDGEMNWEIAGENPSPEEELTTQEFYEQLKEAISDLPEVFRTTIVLREIEGMAYEDIAEITKVSLGTVKSRIARARARLQSQLQNYLDG; from the coding sequence ATGAGTCAAGCTATTTCTGTACCCTGGTCATCAGTTGAGGCAAAATTTCCTCAAGCGCCAGTGCAAGTAGATAAATTGTCAAACTATGATTTAATTTTGCGTTGCCAATCTGAACGCAGTCCAGATCGTGCGGCTTTTTCGGAGTTGCTACGGCGCTATCAGTCCCATGTGGAAAGAGTGTTGTATCATCTAGCTCCTGATTGGCAAGATCGCGCGGATTTGACTCAAGAAGTTTGGATTCGAGTGTATCGCAATATCAAGCGGTTGCAAGAACCTGTCAAGTTTCGCGGCTGGTTGAGCCGCATTGCTACTAATTTGTTTTACGACGAGTTGCGCAAGCGCAAGCGGGTAGCAAGTCCCCTGTCTTTGGACGCACCCCGGTTTATGGAAGATGGGGAAATGAATTGGGAAATTGCCGGGGAAAATCCCTCTCCAGAGGAAGAATTGACCACTCAGGAATTTTACGAACAATTGAAGGAGGCGATTTCTGACTTACCGGAAGTCTTCCGCACAACTATAGTTTTAAGAGAAATTGAAGGCATGGCTTACGAAGACATTGCCGAAATTACAAAAGTTTCTCTAGGAACAGTGAAGTCAAGAATAGCTAGAGCTAGAGCGAGACTTCAATCTCAACTGCAAAACTACTTAGATGGTTGA
- a CDS encoding DNA adenine methylase, which translates to MNNSVKSPLRYPGGKSRVVKYLLPYLPLTINDFREPFIGGGSVFIAFKSIFSEEKKQYWINDINSDLYLFWKYARDDINIFLDGIKYLKTSYPTGRDLYNYLNSDSFEKSDFNKAVRFFIMNRITFSGIMDSGGYSQQAFDKRFTVSSIERLKNISPYLDKVKITCGDYEELLVKDGKNVFLFLDPPYYKPTKSKLYGNKGDLHTNFDHERFAHNVKQCKHKWLLTYDDCLETRSLFSFANITELQVQYGMNNYKQKNAAIGKELIITNYSLNQLDDVQQLTINFDTKVI; encoded by the coding sequence ATGAATAACTCCGTAAAAAGTCCCTTAAGATATCCGGGAGGTAAGTCTAGAGTCGTTAAATACTTGCTTCCTTATTTACCTTTAACAATTAATGATTTTAGAGAACCATTTATAGGCGGCGGCTCGGTTTTTATTGCTTTTAAAAGTATATTCAGCGAGGAAAAAAAACAGTATTGGATTAATGATATAAACAGCGATTTATACTTATTTTGGAAGTATGCAAGAGATGATATAAATATTTTTTTAGACGGCATTAAATATTTAAAAACAAGCTACCCAACTGGCAGAGATTTGTATAACTATTTGAATAGTGATAGTTTTGAAAAGTCTGATTTTAATAAAGCCGTTCGTTTTTTTATTATGAATAGAATTACTTTTTCAGGAATTATGGATTCTGGAGGATATTCGCAGCAAGCATTTGATAAAAGATTTACGGTTTCATCTATTGAAAGACTAAAAAATATATCGCCTTACTTAGATAAAGTTAAAATTACCTGTGGCGACTACGAAGAACTATTAGTAAAAGATGGTAAAAATGTATTTTTGTTTCTAGATCCGCCTTACTATAAACCTACAAAATCAAAACTCTATGGCAATAAAGGAGATTTGCATACAAACTTTGACCATGAAAGATTTGCTCATAATGTCAAACAATGCAAACATAAATGGTTGCTGACTTACGATGACTGTTTAGAAACTAGAAGTTTATTTAGTTTTGCGAATATAACGGAATTACAAGTACAGTATGGAATGAATAATTATAAACAAAAAAACGCAGCTATTGGCAAAGAATTAATAATTACAAATTACTCTCTTAATCAACTAGATGACGTTCAACAATTAACTATTAATTTTGATACTAAGGTTATTTAA
- a CDS encoding late competence development ComFB family protein, with the protein MGIEKIVEQALQTGYLTPAMEAEVGSICDAASELSVAEYMALDKLMGALLTGEVVAVQRKQFINVMEELVLTEALARVAEIEVTSDRHLDVGDIAAYALNRLPPLYATTEEGGNYQRLRAKEELEYLIVQQVNEAISRGLDRPDFFPERQALGKNSGEEVLKQVSTLLQTYAPSFEQAPE; encoded by the coding sequence ATGGGTATTGAAAAAATAGTTGAACAAGCCCTTCAAACTGGTTATCTTACACCAGCAATGGAAGCGGAGGTAGGGTCTATTTGCGATGCTGCCTCAGAGCTTTCTGTCGCTGAGTATATGGCGCTAGACAAGCTTATGGGAGCGCTACTAACCGGGGAAGTAGTAGCAGTACAACGCAAGCAATTTATTAATGTTATGGAAGAATTAGTGCTAACCGAAGCCTTGGCTAGAGTAGCGGAAATTGAAGTAACTAGCGATCGCCATTTAGATGTGGGAGATATTGCAGCTTACGCTCTCAACCGTCTGCCGCCACTCTATGCCACCACCGAAGAAGGCGGCAACTATCAACGTCTACGAGCTAAAGAAGAATTGGAGTATTTAATTGTTCAACAAGTAAACGAAGCCATTTCTCGTGGCTTAGATCGTCCTGACTTTTTCCCGGAAAGGCAAGCTTTGGGTAAAAATTCTGGCGAGGAGGTTTTAAAACAAGTCAGTACCCTGCTCCAAACTTACGCTCCCTCCTTTGAGCAAGCTCCAGAATAG
- a CDS encoding anti-sigma factor family protein, with protein MNTQKRDRFELLSAYLDGEVTSTEKRQVEEWLENDAEIQKLYARLLALRQNFQVLPVPSNTQSVEQTIQQVFGKIEKRRQYRSLKWGGAAIAALVIAALSSVVPGRQVLQMATVSDRPNTQEKLLVALNTPLVELPESAFEPKSQNHTSDNNKKFK; from the coding sequence ATGAATACACAGAAGCGCGATCGCTTCGAGTTACTAAGTGCTTACTTAGACGGGGAAGTTACTTCTACAGAAAAACGACAGGTAGAAGAATGGTTAGAAAATGATGCCGAAATTCAGAAGCTATACGCGCGGCTATTGGCACTACGCCAAAACTTCCAAGTTCTGCCCGTACCAAGCAATACTCAAAGCGTAGAGCAAACAATTCAACAGGTATTTGGCAAAATCGAAAAACGCCGCCAGTATCGGTCTTTAAAGTGGGGAGGCGCAGCAATTGCCGCTTTAGTTATTGCCGCCCTATCTAGCGTTGTCCCAGGTCGTCAGGTGTTACAAATGGCAACCGTTAGCGATCGCCCAAATACACAAGAAAAGTTATTAGTGGCGCTGAATACTCCCTTGGTTGAACTTCCTGAATCTGCCTTTGAACCCAAAAGCCAGAACCACACAAGCGACAATAACAAAAAGTTTAAATAG
- the leuS gene encoding leucine--tRNA ligase → MESRYNPAAVEEKWQKSWAEIGLDRTSTDETKPKFYALSMFPYPSGSLHMGHVRNYVITDVIARLKRMQGYRVLHPMGWDAFGLPAENAAIERGIPPAKWTYQNIAQMRSQLQRLGLSIDWEKEIATCAPEYYQWTQWIFLQFFQAGLAYQKEAAVNWDPIDQTVLANEQVDSAGKSWRSGAVVERKLLRQWFLKITDYAEQLLKDLDKLTGWPERVKTMQANWISKSVGAYLEFPIVGLEEKIGVFTTRPDTVYGVTYVVLAPEHPLTASVTTPEQKEAVETFIQEVSSQSELERTAEDKPKRGIPTGGIAVNPFTGSEIPIWIADYVLYEYGTGAVMGVPAHDERDFKFAKEKQLPIQLVIVPPGTVKTASKTSVKAAYTEPGILINSGAFEGMDSTKAKNAIVQYAEQKGYGKARVQYRLRDWLISRQRYWGAPIPIIYCASCGTVPVPEQDLPVRLPEEVAFTGRGSSPLAQLDSWVNVPCPTCGKPSVRETDTMDTFIDSSWYFLRFPDAKNPQAVFASAKTNDWMPVDQYVGGIEHAILHLLYSRFFTKVLRDRQLINFDEPFLSLLTQGMVQAVTYKNPVTNKYIPSAQVDEKEPKDPETGEELEVFYEKMSKSKYNGVAPEDVIAQYGVDTARMFILFKAPPEKDLEWDQADVEGQFRFLNRIWRLVTEFDGAKVRSQTANLSSQEKELRRAIHIAIKEVTDDLEGEYHLNTAVSELMKLSNAVFDSKCTDSPVYAEGIETLMQLLAPFAPHIAEELWHLSGKTGSVHQQTWLTYDPDALVADEMTLVIQIMGKTRGTIQVPAQADKQELENYARQSEAAQRHLEGKQIKKVIVVPGKLVNFVI, encoded by the coding sequence GTGGAGTCCCGTTATAACCCCGCCGCCGTAGAGGAAAAGTGGCAAAAAAGTTGGGCAGAAATTGGCTTAGACCGAACCTCTACAGATGAAACTAAGCCAAAATTTTATGCTCTTTCTATGTTTCCCTATCCATCGGGAAGCCTACATATGGGTCATGTCCGTAACTATGTAATTACGGATGTAATTGCTAGACTCAAACGGATGCAAGGTTATCGCGTACTGCACCCGATGGGTTGGGATGCTTTTGGACTCCCCGCCGAAAATGCGGCAATTGAGCGGGGTATACCTCCGGCTAAGTGGACGTATCAAAATATTGCTCAAATGCGCAGTCAGTTGCAACGCCTCGGCTTGTCTATAGACTGGGAAAAAGAAATCGCTACTTGCGCGCCAGAGTATTACCAGTGGACGCAGTGGATATTTTTACAGTTTTTTCAAGCAGGACTTGCTTACCAAAAAGAAGCGGCGGTAAATTGGGATCCTATAGATCAAACTGTTCTCGCCAACGAACAAGTAGATAGTGCGGGAAAGTCGTGGCGCAGTGGCGCGGTAGTTGAGCGCAAACTATTGCGACAGTGGTTTTTAAAAATTACCGACTATGCCGAACAACTGCTAAAGGATTTAGACAAGCTAACCGGATGGCCGGAGCGAGTTAAAACCATGCAGGCAAATTGGATTAGCAAATCTGTTGGTGCTTACTTAGAGTTTCCCATTGTTGGCTTGGAAGAAAAAATTGGCGTGTTCACAACTCGCCCTGATACGGTTTATGGCGTTACTTACGTTGTTTTAGCGCCCGAACATCCATTGACAGCTAGTGTGACTACGCCAGAGCAAAAAGAAGCCGTAGAAACGTTTATTCAAGAAGTATCAAGTCAAAGCGAATTGGAACGCACGGCGGAAGATAAACCTAAGCGGGGTATTCCTACTGGGGGTATAGCAGTTAATCCTTTTACGGGTTCAGAAATCCCGATTTGGATTGCTGATTATGTGCTGTACGAGTACGGTACAGGGGCAGTGATGGGCGTACCAGCCCACGACGAGCGAGATTTTAAGTTTGCCAAAGAAAAGCAATTGCCCATTCAACTGGTAATTGTACCTCCAGGGACGGTAAAAACAGCGTCTAAAACCTCTGTAAAAGCAGCGTATACAGAACCGGGGATACTAATCAATTCGGGGGCTTTTGAGGGGATGGACTCGACAAAAGCTAAAAATGCGATCGTGCAGTACGCCGAACAAAAAGGCTACGGAAAAGCACGGGTACAATACCGCTTAAGAGATTGGTTGATATCAAGGCAACGCTATTGGGGCGCACCAATCCCAATTATTTACTGTGCTAGTTGCGGTACAGTTCCCGTACCAGAACAAGATTTGCCCGTGAGATTACCAGAGGAGGTAGCATTTACCGGGCGCGGCTCGTCTCCTTTGGCACAATTGGATAGTTGGGTAAACGTACCTTGTCCAACTTGTGGCAAGCCAAGTGTTAGGGAAACTGACACGATGGATACTTTTATTGATTCTTCGTGGTATTTCTTGCGCTTTCCCGATGCCAAAAATCCCCAGGCAGTTTTTGCTAGTGCCAAAACTAACGACTGGATGCCTGTAGATCAGTATGTTGGAGGTATTGAACACGCAATTTTACACTTATTGTATTCGCGGTTTTTTACTAAGGTATTGCGCGATCGCCAACTAATCAATTTTGACGAACCTTTCCTTAGTTTGCTCACTCAAGGAATGGTACAAGCGGTTACTTACAAAAACCCTGTCACAAATAAATATATTCCTTCCGCTCAAGTAGATGAAAAAGAGCCAAAAGATCCAGAAACTGGGGAAGAATTGGAGGTTTTCTACGAGAAAATGTCTAAGTCGAAATACAACGGCGTAGCCCCAGAAGATGTAATTGCTCAATACGGTGTAGATACTGCCCGGATGTTTATTCTATTTAAAGCGCCGCCGGAAAAAGACTTGGAATGGGATCAGGCGGATGTGGAAGGGCAATTTCGGTTTTTAAATCGGATTTGGCGATTGGTGACAGAATTTGATGGGGCAAAAGTACGCAGTCAAACCGCTAATTTAAGTTCACAGGAAAAAGAGCTACGCCGAGCAATTCATATAGCAATTAAGGAAGTTACCGATGACTTAGAAGGGGAATACCATCTAAATACGGCGGTTTCGGAGTTAATGAAGTTAAGTAATGCGGTTTTTGATTCTAAATGTACTGATTCTCCCGTATACGCGGAAGGGATTGAGACGTTAATGCAGCTACTTGCGCCTTTTGCGCCCCATATTGCCGAGGAATTGTGGCACTTGAGCGGTAAAACGGGTTCAGTCCATCAACAAACTTGGCTTACTTACGATCCTGATGCCTTAGTAGCCGATGAGATGACGTTAGTAATTCAAATTATGGGAAAAACCAGAGGTACAATCCAAGTTCCCGCCCAAGCCGATAAACAAGAGCTAGAAAATTATGCCCGCCAGTCGGAAGCCGCCCAACGTCATCTTGAAGGTAAACAAATTAAAAAAGTAATTGTTGTACCAGGAAAATTAGTCAATTTTGTAATCTAA
- the fabZ gene encoding 3-hydroxyacyl-ACP dehydratase FabZ encodes MKTALTNLNSTTAESTSPIVDQPPVVKTVFTVEEIQKLLPHRYPFALVDRIIEYVPGKRAVGIKNVTFNEPHFQGHFPGRPMMPGVLIVEAMAQVGGIVLTQLPELEGGLFLFAGIDKVRFRRPVVPGDRLIMTVELLCVKRRRFGKMQAQTVVDGQLVSEGELMFSLVD; translated from the coding sequence ATGAAAACCGCCCTAACCAACTTAAATTCAACAACGGCAGAATCAACAAGCCCTATTGTTGATCAGCCTCCAGTCGTAAAAACTGTTTTTACTGTTGAAGAAATCCAAAAGCTGCTACCTCACCGCTACCCCTTTGCCCTTGTAGACCGGATTATTGAATATGTCCCAGGAAAACGTGCAGTTGGGATCAAAAATGTCACCTTCAATGAACCGCATTTTCAAGGGCATTTTCCCGGACGACCAATGATGCCGGGAGTGTTAATAGTGGAAGCAATGGCGCAAGTGGGCGGCATCGTGCTAACTCAATTGCCAGAATTGGAAGGCGGGCTATTTTTGTTTGCAGGTATCGATAAAGTCCGGTTTCGTCGTCCCGTTGTTCCAGGCGATCGCTTAATCATGACGGTGGAACTGTTGTGTGTCAAGCGCCGTCGTTTTGGGAAGATGCAAGCTCAAACTGTAGTAGACGGGCAGCTAGTTAGTGAAGGAGAATTAATGTTTTCCCTCGTCGATTAA
- a CDS encoding gamma-glutamylcyclotransferase family protein has translation MLKVFVYGTLKPGERNYHLFGAAKVIEVQQAIAYGKLYNLPMGYPAAIFPESYLVRGYLLTFLQRAFLQALDELEDYDPSQPTSQNLYQRHQIEVYKYNKESLGKAWTYSMNQQQINGYGGIFISDGWWESKK, from the coding sequence TTGTTAAAAGTCTTTGTTTACGGAACTCTGAAGCCAGGAGAGAGAAATTATCACCTTTTTGGCGCTGCTAAGGTAATAGAGGTACAACAAGCGATCGCCTATGGTAAACTATACAACTTACCGATGGGTTATCCGGCAGCAATATTCCCCGAATCGTACCTTGTACGGGGTTATTTACTCACGTTTTTACAACGTGCATTTTTACAAGCTCTTGACGAATTAGAAGATTACGATCCTAGCCAACCGACAAGTCAAAACCTGTACCAGCGACACCAAATAGAAGTTTATAAATACAATAAAGAATCTTTGGGTAAAGCCTGGACTTATTCAATGAATCAACAACAAATTAATGGGTATGGTGGTATTTTTATCAGCGATGGCTGGTGGGAGAGCAAAAAATAA
- a CDS encoding M23 family metallopeptidase: MAISTILATSVKALQVQVSPAKPKLGDTLTVVVTPDDPTTSSNPSVTVNNKTYPAFAIAPNKYRAFLPTTPLQKPGTRALQVKAGAETKQLSVLVGDRKFPVQRIRLSPGKAGLKATEHELNRVAALKALKTPQKFWNGAFLKPNKGAITTIYGVRRYYNGKFAQDYYHRGVDYAGATGSPVIAPADGKIALVGRVSQGFRVHGNIIGIDHGQGVITTYLHLSRISVKEGDIVKAGQVIGAVGSTGAVTGPHLHWGLYVQGEAVDPSPWRNSKFN, encoded by the coding sequence AACTTCAGTAAAAGCGCTGCAAGTTCAAGTCAGCCCTGCTAAACCAAAATTAGGCGATACATTAACGGTGGTAGTAACTCCCGACGACCCGACCACCTCTAGCAATCCATCGGTAACAGTCAATAATAAAACTTATCCCGCCTTTGCTATTGCTCCCAACAAATACCGGGCTTTCTTACCGACAACCCCCCTGCAAAAACCAGGTACAAGAGCGCTGCAAGTAAAAGCTGGAGCCGAAACTAAGCAATTATCCGTGCTAGTAGGCGATCGCAAATTTCCGGTGCAACGAATTAGATTATCTCCCGGAAAAGCTGGACTTAAAGCTACAGAACACGAACTAAACCGTGTAGCCGCCCTTAAAGCTCTAAAAACCCCGCAAAAATTCTGGAATGGTGCTTTTCTCAAGCCAAATAAAGGGGCAATTACGACAATTTACGGGGTTCGTCGGTACTATAATGGTAAATTCGCTCAAGATTACTATCATCGTGGTGTAGACTATGCCGGAGCTACCGGATCTCCTGTTATCGCTCCCGCCGATGGAAAAATTGCTTTAGTTGGCAGAGTTTCCCAAGGCTTTCGCGTCCACGGTAATATCATTGGCATCGATCACGGGCAAGGAGTAATTACAACTTATTTGCACCTCAGCCGGATAAGCGTCAAAGAAGGAGATATCGTCAAAGCAGGTCAAGTAATTGGTGCTGTAGGCTCAACTGGAGCCGTAACTGGCCCTCATTTACATTGGGGATTATACGTACAAGGCGAAGCGGTCGATCCTAGTCCTTGGCGCAACAGCAAATTTAATTAA
- a CDS encoding DNA cytosine methyltransferase, with product MDKGKTSLAKRPIAIDLFAGVGGFSLGIEQAGFDVLVAVESDPVHACAYKFNFPLTEVICADVAKLTASTIRQAAFKGWDAHNKTGTLWDGQIDLVFGGPPCQGFSIMGKRLINDDRNHLVLEFCRLVIELNPRYFVMENVPGMVTGKHKTWLNKLKNKFKLHGYHGKAQILNAADFGVPQRRKRLFFCGAQAGIRVYFPKTLEGNNVKVVDAIADLPDLDSFAELKTTDEVLLSAEQLAQIEHKTSFYAKLLRHNNYFAYPRLWNPQLLTSSMQTQHNQTSIARFAATNANQREPISHLRRLDLNGLCHTLRAGTGSDRGSYTSPRPIHPILPRVISVREAARLHSFPDWFRLHQTKWHGFRQVGNSVPPLLAQAVGKKIIAALGVTPTIPQKPIMTGDPQLLRFEACQAREYWVRGNWENNQFLMTSS from the coding sequence ATCGACAAGGGAAAAACCAGCCTTGCTAAACGTCCCATTGCTATAGACTTATTTGCTGGAGTGGGCGGCTTTTCTTTAGGGATAGAACAAGCTGGCTTTGATGTATTAGTTGCTGTAGAAAGCGATCCAGTTCATGCTTGTGCTTATAAATTTAATTTTCCCCTAACTGAGGTAATTTGCGCGGATGTTGCCAAATTAACCGCTTCTACCATTAGACAAGCCGCTTTTAAAGGCTGGGATGCTCACAACAAAACTGGTACTCTATGGGACGGACAAATCGATTTAGTCTTTGGTGGGCCACCTTGTCAGGGGTTTTCGATTATGGGAAAACGCTTGATAAATGACGATCGCAATCACTTAGTATTGGAATTTTGCCGCCTGGTTATTGAGCTAAATCCCCGCTATTTTGTGATGGAAAATGTGCCAGGAATGGTTACAGGAAAACACAAAACTTGGCTAAACAAGCTCAAAAATAAGTTTAAACTTCATGGTTATCATGGCAAGGCGCAAATTTTAAATGCGGCGGATTTTGGCGTACCTCAAAGACGCAAAAGGTTGTTTTTTTGCGGCGCACAAGCGGGAATTAGAGTTTATTTTCCCAAAACTCTAGAGGGGAACAACGTTAAAGTTGTAGATGCGATCGCCGACTTGCCAGATTTAGATAGTTTTGCCGAACTTAAAACTACTGACGAAGTGCTGTTAAGTGCCGAACAACTAGCCCAAATCGAGCATAAAACTAGCTTTTATGCAAAACTGCTTCGCCACAATAACTATTTTGCTTATCCTCGGTTATGGAATCCGCAATTATTAACAAGTTCCATGCAAACCCAGCATAATCAAACTTCTATAGCCCGTTTTGCGGCTACTAATGCCAATCAGAGAGAACCCATTAGTCATCTGCGCCGATTAGACCTAAATGGGCTTTGCCATACCTTACGGGCGGGTACAGGAAGCGATCGCGGTAGTTATACGTCCCCCCGTCCAATCCACCCAATTCTACCGCGAGTAATTTCTGTCCGAGAGGCGGCGCGATTGCATTCTTTTCCTGACTGGTTTCGCCTCCATCAAACCAAATGGCATGGATTTAGACAAGTGGGCAATTCTGTGCCGCCACTGTTGGCGCAAGCGGTGGGCAAAAAAATTATTGCGGCGTTAGGCGTTACGCCCACTATTCCCCAAAAGCCAATAATGACAGGAGATCCGCAACTGTTGCGCTTTGAGGCTTGTCAAGCGAGGGAGTATTGGGTAAGGGGTAATTGGGAAAACAATCAATTTTTAATGACCAGCTCCTAA
- the lpxA gene encoding acyl-ACP--UDP-N-acetylglucosamine O-acyltransferase: MKTLIHPTSVIHPGAELHPTVQVGPYAVIGKQVKVGSETIIGAHVVLEGPTEIGCNNQIFPGAAIGLEPQDLKYDGSLSWVKIGNNNRIREYVTINRATGAGEATVIGDNNLLMAYTHVAHNCAIADSVVIANSVALAGHVHIESRATIGGVLGIHQFVHIGKLAMVGGMSRIDRDVPPYMLVEGSPSRVRSLNLVGLKRAGISELEQGLVFQTLKKAFRSLYRSNLTVSAALEQLDLLPDNEYIQHLRQFLQLSQKSGRRGSIPGLRPRQN; the protein is encoded by the coding sequence TTGAAGACCTTAATTCATCCTACTTCTGTAATTCATCCCGGCGCAGAATTGCACCCCACCGTACAGGTTGGGCCTTATGCGGTAATTGGAAAACAAGTTAAAGTTGGCTCTGAAACTATCATCGGCGCTCATGTAGTCTTAGAAGGCCCGACGGAAATAGGATGCAATAATCAAATTTTTCCCGGTGCTGCTATTGGACTTGAACCCCAAGACCTAAAGTATGATGGCTCTTTAAGTTGGGTAAAAATTGGCAACAATAACCGCATCCGCGAGTACGTGACAATTAACCGCGCTACCGGGGCAGGGGAAGCGACAGTAATTGGCGATAATAACTTACTGATGGCTTACACTCATGTAGCTCACAATTGCGCGATCGCCGATTCGGTGGTTATTGCCAACAGCGTCGCTTTAGCTGGACACGTACATATTGAGTCAAGAGCTACCATTGGCGGGGTTTTGGGCATTCATCAATTTGTGCATATCGGCAAGTTAGCAATGGTTGGCGGTATGAGCCGCATTGACCGCGATGTACCGCCCTATATGTTAGTAGAAGGTAGTCCTTCCAGAGTCCGCAGTCTCAATCTTGTTGGTCTAAAACGAGCAGGAATATCGGAATTAGAACAAGGCTTAGTTTTTCAAACTTTAAAAAAAGCCTTCCGCAGTCTTTACCGCTCGAATTTAACGGTTAGTGCAGCGCTAGAACAATTAGACCTATTACCCGATAACGAATATATCCAACACCTGCGCCAGTTTTTGCAATTATCGCAAAAGTCAGGGCGGCGCGGTTCTATCCCCGGCCTACGTCCGCGCCAGAATTAA
- the lpxB gene encoding lipid-A-disaccharide synthase: protein MQDELTLLAANLCQQTKVRIFISTGEVSGDLQGALLVTALLRQAVKAGVELEIVALGGAKMAAAGAILLGNTSSIGSMGLLEALPFILPTLQLQKQAIASLKANPPDLVVLIDYMGPNMKIGSYIHSSLPQVPVVYYIAPQVWVWSITGRATQRIIEISDKLLAIFPEEARYFEKRGAIVSWVGHPLVDRMQNAPSREVARKLLNISPETTAIALIPASRRQELKYLLPAMFEAAKQIQTKLPNVQFLIPLALEIYRQPIEEAIKRYGLQATIVCGQTTEAIAAADLAITKSGTVNLEIALLNVPQVVIYRVSRLTIAIARLLKFSIPFMSPPNLVEMKPIVPELLQEQASSENIVQIALELLLNPSRRQEMLDAYEQMRLSLGEVGVCDRAAAEIFQLLEARGER from the coding sequence ATGCAAGATGAATTAACTTTGCTAGCAGCTAATCTTTGTCAGCAAACAAAAGTCAGGATTTTTATTAGCACTGGTGAAGTATCAGGAGATTTGCAAGGTGCGCTTTTAGTTACGGCTCTATTGCGTCAAGCTGTCAAAGCCGGCGTAGAATTAGAAATTGTCGCTTTAGGCGGCGCTAAAATGGCGGCGGCAGGAGCAATTTTACTGGGTAATACTAGCAGCATTGGCTCGATGGGACTATTAGAAGCATTGCCTTTTATTTTGCCTACCCTCCAACTACAAAAACAAGCGATCGCTTCTTTGAAGGCAAATCCGCCCGATTTGGTCGTCCTAATTGACTATATGGGCCCCAACATGAAAATCGGCAGTTACATTCATTCCTCGCTGCCGCAAGTGCCTGTGGTTTATTATATTGCTCCCCAAGTATGGGTTTGGTCAATAACAGGACGGGCGACCCAGAGAATTATTGAAATTAGTGATAAGCTACTAGCAATTTTTCCCGAAGAAGCGCGTTACTTTGAAAAGCGGGGAGCAATAGTTAGCTGGGTAGGACATCCGTTAGTTGATAGAATGCAAAATGCGCCTAGTCGAGAAGTTGCCCGGAAGTTACTAAATATTTCCCCAGAAACTACCGCGATCGCTCTTATTCCTGCTTCTCGTCGCCAAGAATTAAAATATTTACTCCCAGCCATGTTTGAGGCTGCAAAGCAAATTCAAACTAAGTTGCCAAACGTGCAATTTTTGATTCCTTTAGCTTTAGAAATCTATCGCCAGCCCATCGAAGAAGCCATAAAACGTTACGGTTTACAAGCTACTATAGTTTGCGGACAAACGACAGAAGCGATTGCGGCGGCGGATTTGGCGATAACTAAGTCGGGGACAGTGAATTTAGAAATTGCTTTATTAAACGTGCCTCAAGTAGTAATTTACCGCGTTAGCCGATTAACAATTGCGATCGCCAGGTTATTAAAGTTTTCTATTCCCTTTATGTCGCCGCCTAATTTGGTAGAAATGAAGCCGATTGTGCCAGAATTACTTCAAGAACAAGCTTCTAGCGAAAATATTGTACAAATAGCCCTAGAATTATTGCTTAATCCTAGTCGTCGCCAAGAAATGCTAGACGCTTACGAGCAAATGCGCTTATCTTTAGGAGAAGTGGGAGTATGCGATCGCGCTGCTGCTGAAATTTTCCAACTATTAGAGGCAAGGGGTGAGCGGTAA